Proteins encoded by one window of Leptospiraceae bacterium:
- a CDS encoding peptidylprolyl isomerase has translation MVISKNKVVAIDYTLKNTDGEIIDSSVGQEPLVYIQGIGNLIPGLEEILEGKSVGDTFNAVIPPEKAYGNFDENLVQLIPSKHFAQIPNLEVGMQLQANMGGEVRIVTITSIEENEVQIDANHPLSGETLNFDVTIKSIRDASQEELDHGHVHGEGGHHH, from the coding sequence ATGGTTATTTCTAAAAACAAAGTCGTTGCAATCGACTATACATTAAAAAATACAGATGGCGAAATCATTGACTCATCTGTTGGTCAAGAGCCACTCGTTTACATTCAAGGAATCGGAAATCTTATTCCAGGTCTTGAAGAAATTCTAGAAGGAAAATCAGTCGGCGATACGTTTAACGCCGTTATTCCTCCCGAAAAAGCTTATGGCAATTTCGATGAGAACCTCGTGCAGCTAATTCCAAGTAAACACTTTGCTCAAATTCCAAACCTAGAAGTGGGAATGCAGTTACAGGCAAACATGGGCGGGGAAGTGCGCATAGTCACTATTACCTCCATTGAAGAAAATGAAGTTCAAATTGACGCAAACCATCCTTTAAGCGGCGAAACACTTAACTTTGATGTAACAATCAAAAGCATTCGTGACGCTAGCCAGGAAGAACTAGACCACGGTCATGTTCATGGAGAAGGTGGACACCACCATTAA
- the eutC gene encoding ethanolamine ammonia-lyase subunit EutC produces MKKETPLSKNLDPWVKLKQFTSARIGIGRSGVAVPTAELLAFQMAHAQARDAVLTKIDFKKIISFLKKEKISTIELDSACANRENYLTRPDLGRILSENSKTKMKTNAKTNSKSKVSHSISLIVVDGLSSAAIEKNIIPLFNILIPELRKRKFNIAPIALVKNGRVAIGDEISFVQKTDICLVLIGERPGLSSPDSLGVYLTYKTKPKTTDERRNCISNIREGGMDYPLATTKILYLIEESLRKKSPV; encoded by the coding sequence ATGAAGAAAGAAACTCCTCTGTCGAAGAATTTAGATCCATGGGTAAAGCTGAAACAATTCACCTCGGCTCGCATTGGGATTGGACGAAGTGGAGTTGCTGTTCCGACTGCGGAATTACTTGCGTTTCAAATGGCTCATGCTCAGGCAAGGGACGCAGTGTTGACGAAGATTGATTTTAAAAAAATTATAAGTTTTTTAAAAAAAGAAAAAATCTCTACGATTGAATTAGATAGCGCCTGTGCTAATCGTGAAAATTATCTTACTCGACCTGACCTCGGTCGGATTCTTTCTGAAAATTCCAAAACTAAAATGAAAACGAATGCAAAGACAAATAGTAAATCAAAAGTCTCTCATTCAATTTCTCTTATTGTAGTGGATGGATTGTCGAGTGCTGCCATTGAAAAAAATATCATTCCCTTATTTAATATTCTAATACCGGAGCTTCGCAAACGCAAGTTTAATATTGCGCCTATCGCTCTTGTCAAAAACGGTAGAGTTGCCATTGGAGATGAAATTTCTTTTGTGCAGAAAACAGACATTTGCCTCGTTTTAATTGGAGAGCGTCCCGGTTTAAGTTCTCCTGATAGTTTAGGAGTATATCTAACATACAAAACAAAACCTAAAACCACAGACGAGAGACGCAATTGTATTTCGAACATCCGAGAAGGTGGTATGGATTATCCATTAGCCACTACAAAAATTCTCTACCTCATAGAAGAATCTTTGCGAAAAAAATCTCCGGTGTAA
- a CDS encoding NAD(P)-dependent alcohol dehydrogenase yields the protein MKIQALAALEKQAELKDFSYESVSLSENDCIVKVHTCGICHSDIHMIDNDWAIAKYPLVPGHEVVGVITEVGSLVSHMKVGDRVGIGWQSGACMECKDCLRGNENLCSKNKGTIVGRHGGFGSHVQIDSRFCFKIPDELESAVASPLLCAGITVYSALRYAGMTSGQNIGIIGIGGLGHLAVQFAAKLGNRVTVFTTSPDKEKFALENGASEVVVGTPKSTKNKLNIILNTTHNDLDWPRFLSLLDSDGTLTFVGVPPSTLSNVHVGMLLNKRLRIMGSPIGGRAMINEMLEIAAKHKIAPVIEKFPSTRANEAISKVRANKVRYRAVLEF from the coding sequence ATGAAAATACAAGCATTAGCCGCATTAGAAAAACAAGCAGAGCTAAAAGATTTTAGTTACGAAAGTGTTTCCCTTTCCGAGAATGACTGTATAGTCAAAGTTCATACCTGCGGAATTTGCCATAGTGATATTCACATGATTGACAATGATTGGGCAATAGCAAAGTATCCGCTTGTCCCCGGTCACGAAGTTGTTGGAGTGATCACAGAAGTGGGTTCTCTTGTTAGCCACATGAAAGTTGGAGATCGAGTTGGAATTGGTTGGCAATCCGGAGCTTGCATGGAATGTAAGGATTGCCTGCGCGGAAACGAAAACCTTTGCAGTAAAAACAAAGGCACAATTGTAGGACGTCATGGTGGATTTGGAAGCCATGTTCAAATAGACAGTCGCTTCTGCTTTAAAATTCCAGATGAACTAGAATCAGCTGTAGCCTCACCACTTCTCTGTGCCGGCATAACTGTATACTCCGCACTTCGCTATGCAGGTATGACATCTGGACAAAACATTGGAATCATCGGCATAGGCGGACTCGGTCACCTGGCAGTTCAGTTTGCGGCAAAACTAGGTAACCGCGTAACTGTTTTTACAACCAGTCCGGATAAAGAAAAGTTTGCGCTAGAAAATGGAGCAAGCGAAGTAGTTGTAGGAACTCCTAAAAGCACAAAGAATAAACTAAACATTATATTAAACACTACCCACAATGATCTAGACTGGCCTCGTTTTCTAAGCCTTTTAGATTCTGATGGAACATTAACTTTTGTAGGTGTGCCACCAAGCACTCTTTCAAACGTTCACGTAGGAATGCTTTTAAATAAACGCCTGCGCATTATGGGAAGTCCGATCGGGGGAAGAGCAATGATTAACGAAATGTTAGAAATTGCCGCCAAACACAAAATAGCCCCAGTCATCGAAAAATTTCCATCTACTCGCGCAAACGAAGCCATCTCCAAAGTGCGCGCGAACAAGGTTCGCTATAGAGCGGTTCTGGAGTTTTAA